A window of Candidatus Methylomirabilota bacterium contains these coding sequences:
- a CDS encoding response regulator — protein sequence MPKVLVVDDSLSVRKVVQRALEAKRIEVLSAASGTEAMEQIARETPDLVVCDVIMPDMDGYQICDFVKKHPALGKTPVILISGIVNSTVLERAAKVGSDDVMRKPFAADELLHRIEGFLSVQARPAASAPAAAPVAAAPVLEPTVDVPTPAPISAAPAAVPPAPVVRPAVVVEPLPDIKPLLSGVADLPGVTLTALIDREGALMEAAGSLLPEAMLAGALAACLVESTDGVGRALAQGQLQSVILEYDGGVVLLNAVGTGAMLAVVLDDPAVLGKVRYHVKKALPDLVRAV from the coding sequence ATGCCCAAGGTGCTGGTGGTCGATGACAGCCTGAGCGTCCGCAAGGTGGTACAGCGGGCGCTGGAAGCCAAGCGTATCGAGGTGCTGTCGGCTGCATCGGGAACCGAGGCGATGGAGCAGATCGCCCGCGAAACGCCGGATCTCGTCGTGTGCGACGTGATCATGCCCGACATGGACGGGTACCAGATCTGCGACTTCGTGAAGAAGCACCCCGCGTTGGGGAAGACCCCGGTCATCCTCATCTCGGGCATCGTCAACAGCACCGTGCTCGAGCGCGCGGCGAAGGTGGGCTCCGACGACGTGATGCGGAAGCCGTTCGCGGCGGACGAGCTGTTGCACCGGATCGAAGGCTTTCTGTCCGTCCAGGCGCGCCCCGCCGCTTCGGCGCCCGCGGCCGCCCCGGTGGCCGCGGCTCCTGTTCTCGAGCCCACCGTGGACGTGCCGACTCCTGCGCCGATTTCGGCGGCGCCCGCGGCCGTTCCGCCCGCCCCGGTGGTCCGGCCGGCGGTGGTCGTGGAGCCGTTGCCCGACATCAAGCCGCTGCTCTCGGGGGTGGCCGACCTTCCCGGCGTGACCCTGACCGCGCTGATCGACCGCGAAGGCGCGTTGATGGAGGCAGCGGGGAGTCTCCTGCCCGAAGCGATGCTCGCCGGCGCGCTTGCCGCGTGCCTCGTCGAGTCGACCGACGGAGTGGGTCGCGCCCTGGCCCAGGGTCAGCTGCAGAGCGTGATCCTGGAATACGACGGCGGCGTGGTGCTGCTCAATGCAGTGGGGACCGGCGCGATGCTCGCTGTCGTCCTCGATGATCCGGCCGTGCTCGGGAAGGTCAGATACCACGTGAAGAAGGCGCTACCGGATCTGGTCCGGGCGGTGTGA
- a CDS encoding roadblock/LC7 domain-containing protein, protein MSQHDNLAIHEEDAQRINGVLLHFLGESGAMEALLIDRSGQLLARGGASRSLDTVSLSALAAGAFSSTAAMARLLGETEFTMLFHQGVKESIHVAAVDEQAILLAIFDSRTTVGMVRLFAKEAGTAIGAILAETRTRPRRTGVLATPLHKDEVQSSLRERPA, encoded by the coding sequence ATGAGTCAACATGACAACCTGGCCATCCACGAGGAGGACGCGCAGCGGATCAACGGCGTGCTCCTGCACTTCCTGGGCGAGTCGGGCGCGATGGAGGCACTCCTGATCGACCGGAGCGGGCAGCTCCTCGCCCGCGGCGGCGCGTCTCGCTCGCTCGACACCGTCTCGCTCTCCGCCCTCGCGGCGGGGGCCTTCAGCTCCACCGCGGCCATGGCCCGCCTCCTCGGCGAGACGGAGTTCACGATGCTCTTCCACCAGGGGGTGAAGGAGAGCATCCACGTGGCCGCGGTCGACGAGCAGGCGATTCTGCTCGCCATCTTCGACAGTCGGACCACGGTGGGCATGGTCCGCCTCTTCGCAAAAGAGGCGGGCACGGCCATCGGGGCCATCCTGGCCGAGACCCGTACGCGGCCTCGCCGCACCGGAGTGCTGGCCACCCCTCTTCACAAAGACGAGGTTCAGTCGTCGCTCCGGGAGCGGCCGGCCTGA
- a CDS encoding roadblock/LC7 domain-containing protein: MAEAQIPSEPTASPEATSPRGSRAQAFRETVFELIRLDGVRGGLIVTPDGLVITAELPPRFPVEALAALAATLGRELELGATRLERGAFRTAMFSADDGTVFVGGSPVGYLTLVADRNVNAEAVRAALGRAVDRLRGTWRNAGAA, from the coding sequence ATGGCCGAGGCCCAGATCCCGTCCGAGCCGACCGCTTCGCCGGAAGCGACCAGTCCACGAGGGTCGCGCGCGCAGGCATTCCGCGAAACCGTCTTCGAGCTGATCCGGCTCGATGGCGTCCGCGGTGGGCTCATCGTGACCCCGGACGGCCTCGTCATCACCGCCGAGCTGCCGCCGCGGTTCCCGGTGGAGGCGCTGGCCGCCCTCGCGGCGACCCTGGGCCGAGAGCTGGAGCTGGGGGCGACCCGGCTGGAGCGGGGCGCGTTCCGCACGGCGATGTTCTCGGCCGACGACGGGACGGTCTTCGTGGGAGGCAGCCCGGTCGGCTATCTCACGCTGGTAGCGGACCGAAACGTGAACGCGGAAGCGGTCCGGGCGGCCCTCGGCCGCGCCGTGGATCGCCTTCGCGGCACCTGGCGCAACGCGGGCGCCGCCTGA
- a CDS encoding tetratricopeptide repeat protein — protein MSLATFLERTWSGLTGLVRPRSAASLFRLADQYRHEGRYEEAADLIAEGLRLAPNISVGHLLDAYLHVVFRDMPAAKESFRRVLALDPYHPRALFGLARIALEEGDIEGCRPFLDRAIQYFPDFPEAKALQEMVATWSAPAVAAPAAVGTISTDRLRPPPGARDLILTHTDGTLVFAQGSEERQRQLAQHMIQVYRIASATLARAGLGPLRRGVVEGASEMTFLRSDGGVILGVALPRDIDVGAGLVQVGRLWTDLNIKS, from the coding sequence GTGAGTCTAGCCACGTTCCTCGAGCGCACCTGGAGCGGCCTCACCGGTCTCGTCCGGCCGCGTTCCGCGGCCTCGCTGTTCCGCCTGGCCGACCAATATCGCCACGAGGGCCGATACGAGGAAGCGGCCGATCTGATCGCGGAAGGCCTGCGCCTCGCGCCCAATATCTCGGTGGGACATCTCCTCGACGCCTACCTCCACGTCGTGTTTCGCGACATGCCCGCGGCCAAGGAATCGTTCCGGCGCGTGCTCGCGCTGGACCCGTATCATCCGCGCGCGCTGTTCGGGCTCGCGCGCATCGCGCTGGAGGAGGGCGACATCGAAGGTTGTCGGCCGTTCCTGGATCGAGCCATCCAGTACTTTCCGGACTTCCCCGAGGCCAAGGCGCTGCAGGAGATGGTCGCCACGTGGTCGGCGCCGGCGGTGGCCGCTCCGGCCGCCGTCGGCACGATCAGCACGGACCGACTCCGCCCGCCTCCGGGCGCGCGGGATCTCATCCTGACCCACACCGACGGCACGCTCGTGTTCGCGCAGGGCAGCGAGGAGCGTCAGCGGCAGCTCGCCCAGCACATGATCCAGGTCTATCGCATCGCCTCGGCCACGCTCGCGCGGGCCGGGCTCGGGCCGCTGCGACGCGGCGTCGTCGAAGGCGCCTCGGAGATGACCTTCCTGCGGAGTGACGGCGGCGTGATCCTGGGGGTCGCCCTGCCCCGCGACATCGACGTCGGAGCCGGGCTCGTGCAAGTGGGCCGGCTCTGGACCGATCTGAACATCAAGAGTTGA
- a CDS encoding response regulator, with translation MANAKVLVVDANQDSRAALAHALTESGYEAAVATSGSFALTMLEWEQPDLIVSYAKVQDMDGYELFTMVRRDPATKDTPFLLLAGRDRPIALAATEAGVDMTVTGDFTLATVMQRIRELLGDAPPTVAPVAIPAKGPAKMPARTPAAPPAPPPVSRAPEPSRSSFQGSLGVMDLTELTQVISLGVKTGELHLSLSGGEGCIIFESGRVIHAEFSGRSGEPAFAAMVAASQREGEARFCFNRAEREALAGRPRTISRTVEQLLLSVAQEIDETTQGPDVRQQAAASHGSRRDG, from the coding sequence GCGGCGGTGGCGACCAGCGGCTCGTTCGCGCTCACCATGCTCGAGTGGGAGCAGCCGGACCTGATCGTCAGCTACGCCAAGGTGCAGGACATGGACGGCTACGAGCTGTTCACCATGGTGCGTCGCGATCCGGCCACCAAGGACACGCCGTTCCTGCTGCTCGCCGGTCGAGATCGGCCCATCGCTCTCGCCGCCACCGAAGCCGGCGTCGACATGACGGTGACCGGCGATTTCACGCTGGCGACCGTCATGCAGCGGATCAGGGAGCTACTCGGCGACGCCCCGCCCACCGTGGCGCCGGTGGCGATCCCGGCCAAGGGCCCGGCCAAGATGCCGGCCCGGACTCCGGCGGCCCCCCCGGCGCCGCCTCCGGTGAGCCGAGCGCCCGAGCCGAGCCGGAGCAGCTTCCAGGGCTCACTCGGCGTGATGGACCTGACCGAGCTCACCCAGGTCATCTCGCTGGGCGTCAAGACCGGCGAGCTCCACCTCTCCCTCTCCGGCGGCGAGGGATGCATCATCTTCGAGTCGGGGCGGGTGATCCACGCCGAGTTCTCCGGCCGCAGCGGCGAGCCGGCCTTCGCGGCCATGGTGGCGGCCTCCCAGCGGGAAGGGGAGGCGCGCTTCTGCTTCAACCGGGCCGAGCGGGAAGCGCTGGCCGGGCGGCCTCGGACCATCTCCCGCACGGTGGAACAGCTGCTGCTCAGCGTGGCGCAGGAAATCGACGAGACTACTCAGGGGCCAGACGTCCGCCAGCAGGCGGCCGCGTCCCACGGATCCCGGAGGGACGGATAG
- a CDS encoding ADP-ribosylation factor-like protein translates to MSIINYAQKEISFKVVYYGTGVAGKTANLQYIYRGLPDVNRGNMVSLATGDDRTLFFDFLPVSAVTVRNFVAKFQLYTVPGQVYYNMTRKLVLRGVDGIVFVADSQWDRLRENVESFRNLEENLKEYGYNLDDIPYVIQYNKRDLPNIAPVEYLEYMLNRRSRRVPYFESVAVEGKGVFDTLNTVSRMVLVAGFGQEQGALNEST, encoded by the coding sequence ATGTCCATCATCAACTACGCGCAGAAAGAGATCAGCTTCAAGGTCGTGTACTACGGAACCGGCGTGGCCGGCAAGACCGCGAATCTCCAGTACATCTATCGGGGGCTGCCGGACGTGAACCGGGGAAACATGGTCTCGCTCGCGACCGGTGACGATCGCACGCTGTTCTTCGACTTCCTGCCCGTCTCTGCGGTGACGGTGCGGAACTTCGTGGCCAAGTTCCAGCTCTATACGGTGCCGGGTCAGGTGTACTACAACATGACCCGCAAGCTCGTCCTCCGGGGCGTGGACGGCATCGTGTTCGTGGCCGACTCGCAGTGGGATCGGCTGCGCGAGAACGTGGAAAGCTTCCGAAACCTCGAAGAGAATCTGAAGGAATACGGATACAATCTGGACGATATTCCCTACGTCATCCAGTACAACAAGCGGGATCTGCCGAACATCGCGCCGGTCGAGTATCTCGAGTACATGCTCAATCGGAGGAGCCGGCGGGTCCCGTACTTCGAATCGGTAGCGGTGGAGGGCAAGGGGGTATTCGACACGCTGAACACCGTGTCGCGCATGGTGCTCGTCGCGGGCTTTGGACAAGAACAGGGGGCGCTCAATGAGTCAACATGA
- the pilB gene encoding type IV-A pilus assembly ATPase PilB produces the protein MSRLGDRLVAEKLISTDQLQKALAEQKGSAEKLGTILVRLNFITEDSLVSFLSKQYAIPAITVAQVDPDPDVLKLVPEQIAKKHGVLPIKRMGNTLTLAMADPTNVFALDDVGFMTGLQIQPVVASEAAIRKAFERLYETGANVTDMMSQLEEADTDVEVVEGGEETFSKADIFDLKESADEAPVVRLINMILTDAIRRGASDIHLEPYEKVFRVRFRIDGVLHEIMTPPKRLEAALTSRVKIMATLDIAERRLPQDGRIKLRYHQREIDFRVSTLPTIFGEKTVMRILDKEALQLDLSALGFDPWSLEQFTKAIHSPYGMILITGPTGSGKTTTLYSAIHTINSPDINIMTAEDPVEYNLKGVNQVQVNDEIGRTFAACLRSFLRQDPDVILVGETRDLETAQIGIRAALTGHLVLTTLHTNDCPSTPARLLDMGIPPFLVSSSLQLILAQRLGRKVCRDCREPYEASEESLVPYGHIPQGLGTINFYKGKGCQTCNFTGMKGRVAIYEVMPATTELRDMILRNATTNEILGVAISQGMKTLRQNALQKVIDGVTTVEEVLRVTLG, from the coding sequence ATGTCGCGTCTCGGCGATCGGCTGGTCGCGGAAAAGCTGATCAGCACCGACCAGCTCCAGAAGGCGCTGGCCGAGCAGAAGGGCAGCGCCGAGAAGCTTGGAACGATCCTGGTGCGGCTGAACTTCATTACCGAGGACAGCCTCGTCTCGTTCCTGTCCAAGCAGTACGCGATCCCCGCCATCACGGTCGCCCAGGTGGACCCGGATCCCGACGTGCTCAAGCTCGTGCCCGAGCAGATCGCCAAGAAGCACGGGGTGCTGCCCATCAAGCGCATGGGCAACACGCTGACCCTGGCCATGGCGGATCCCACGAATGTGTTCGCCCTGGACGACGTCGGCTTCATGACCGGGTTGCAGATCCAGCCGGTGGTCGCCTCGGAGGCGGCGATTCGCAAGGCCTTCGAGCGCCTCTACGAGACCGGCGCCAACGTCACGGACATGATGAGCCAGCTGGAAGAGGCCGACACCGACGTCGAGGTCGTCGAAGGCGGCGAGGAGACCTTCAGCAAGGCCGACATCTTCGACCTCAAAGAATCTGCCGACGAGGCGCCGGTCGTCCGGCTCATCAACATGATCCTCACCGACGCGATCCGACGGGGGGCGTCCGACATCCATCTGGAGCCCTACGAGAAGGTGTTCCGGGTGCGGTTCCGCATCGACGGTGTCCTCCACGAGATCATGACGCCGCCCAAGCGTCTGGAGGCCGCGCTGACCTCGCGCGTCAAGATCATGGCGACGCTGGATATCGCGGAGCGCCGGCTGCCCCAGGACGGGCGCATCAAGCTGCGCTATCACCAGCGCGAGATCGACTTTCGCGTCTCGACCCTGCCGACCATCTTCGGCGAGAAGACGGTCATGCGGATCCTCGACAAGGAGGCGCTGCAGCTCGACCTCAGCGCCCTCGGGTTCGACCCGTGGAGCCTCGAGCAGTTCACCAAGGCGATCCATAGTCCGTACGGCATGATCCTGATCACGGGGCCCACCGGCTCCGGCAAGACGACCACGCTCTACTCCGCGATCCACACGATCAACTCCCCGGACATCAACATCATGACCGCCGAGGATCCGGTCGAGTACAACCTGAAGGGCGTGAACCAGGTGCAGGTCAACGACGAGATCGGCCGCACCTTCGCGGCGTGCCTGCGCAGCTTCCTGCGGCAGGACCCGGACGTGATCCTGGTCGGTGAGACCCGCGATCTCGAAACCGCGCAGATCGGTATCCGGGCCGCGCTCACCGGTCACCTCGTGCTCACCACGCTGCACACCAACGATTGCCCGTCCACCCCGGCTCGACTGCTCGACATGGGCATCCCGCCCTTCCTGGTCTCCTCGTCACTGCAGCTCATCCTGGCCCAGCGGCTGGGGCGTAAGGTGTGCCGGGACTGCCGGGAGCCCTACGAGGCGAGCGAGGAGAGCCTGGTGCCGTACGGCCACATACCGCAAGGGCTCGGCACCATCAACTTCTACAAGGGTAAGGGCTGCCAGACCTGCAACTTCACCGGCATGAAGGGGCGAGTCGCGATCTACGAGGTCATGCCGGCCACCACCGAGCTGCGCGACATGATCCTGCGCAACGCCACCACCAACGAGATCCTGGGCGTGGCCATCTCGCAGGGCATGAAGACGCTTCGCCAGAACGCGCTGCAGAAGGTGATCGACGGCGTGACGACGGTGGAGGAAGTGCTCCGAGTGACGCTGGGTTAG